A genomic stretch from Mus pahari chromosome 6, PAHARI_EIJ_v1.1, whole genome shotgun sequence includes:
- the Atp13a2 gene encoding cation-transporting ATPase 13A2 isoform X6 has translation MSADSSPLMGSTPPSYGTLTTGTSIDPLSSSVSSVRLSGYCGSPWRAIGYHAAVWMLAGIPWLLFRWKPLWGVRLRLRPCSLAHAETLVIEIKDKEGNSRQLFTVQVQTEAVVEGSLELPPRAQAEDGRSQAAVGVTPEGAWQDTTQLHRQEEAKQVLRYYVLQGQRYVWMETQQAFCQVSLLDHGRTCDDIHCSSSGLSLQDQATRKTIYGPNVIGIPVKSYLQLLADEALNPYYGFQAFSIALWLADRYYWYALCIFLISAISVCLALYKTRKQSLTLRDMVKLSVQVRVCRPGGEEEWVDSSELVPGDCLVLPQEGGVMPCDAALVAGECVVNESSLTGFCTAKGGLVSSILHPRPISFKFYKHSMKFVAALSVLALLGTVYSVIILYRNRVPVREIVIRALDLVTVVVPPALPAAMTVCTLYAQSRLRTQGIFCIHPLRINLGGKLRLVCFDKTGTLTEDGLDVMGVVPLKGQVLLPLVPEPRHLPLGPLLRALATCHALSQLHDTLVGDPMDLKMVESTGWVLEEGPAAGSAPGSQVLVVMRPPPRGPPQWLSSHPQEEPPAPVSILCRFPFSSALQRMDVVVTWPGATQPEAYVKGSPELVASLCSPETVPSDFSQVLQSYTAAGYRVVALAGKPLPIAPSLEAAQQLTRDTVEQGLSLLGLLVMRNLLKPQTAPVIQTLRKTGIRTVMATGDNLQTAVTVARACGMVGTQEHLAVIHATHPEQGQPAALEFLPTESSAVMNGAKVPVQATGYPMALEPQACHLALSGSTFAVLQKHFPKLLPKVLVQATVFARMAPEQKTELVCELQRLQYCVGMCGDGANDCGALKAADVGISLSQAEASVVSPFTSSMASIECVPTVIREGRCSLDTSFSVFKYMALYSLTQFISVLILYTINTNLGDLQFLAIDLVITTTVAVLMSRTGPALTLVRARPPGALLSVPVLGSLLLQVALVASIQLGGYFLVIAQPWFVPLNRTMPAPDNLPNYENTVVFSLSGFQYLILAAAVSKGAPFRQPLYTNVPFLVALALLGSVLVGLILVPGLLQGPLGLRNIADSSFKLLLLGLVAFNFVGAFMLESVLDQCLPACLRWLRPKRASKKQFKRLQRELAEHPWPTVPIGSVR, from the exons ATGAGCGCAG ACAGCAGCCCGCTCATGGGCAGCACGCCCCCCAGCTATGGGACCCTGACGACAGGGACATCAATCGATCCCCTCAGCTCCTCAGTTTCATCCGTG AGGCTCAGCGGCTACTGTGGCAGTCCATGGAGGGCCATCGGCTATCACGCCGCGGTCTGGATGCTGGCCGGGATCCCTTGGCTGCTATTCCGCTGGAAGCCCTTGTGGGGCGTGCGCCTGCGCCTGAGGCCATGCAGCCTGGCCCACGCCGAAACACTCGTtatagaaataaaagacaaagag GGTAACTCCAGACAGCTCTTCACGGTTCAGGTGCAGACTGAGGCTGTTGTCGAGGGCAG CCTGGAGCTGCCCCCACGGGCCCAGGCAGAGGATGGCCGGAGCCAGGCAGCCGTGGGAGTGACACCAGAGGGCGCGTGGCAGGACACCACCCAGCTCCACAGGCAGGAAGAGGCA AAGCAGGTGCTGCGCTATTATGTCCTCCAAGGTCAACGCTACGTCTGGATGGAAACCCAGCAAGCCTTCTGCCAAGTCAG CCTGCTGGACCACGGTCGTACCTGTGATGACATCCACTGCTCGAGCTCCGGCCTCAGCCTCCAGGACCAAGCTACGAG GAAGACCATTTACGGCCCCAACGTGATCGGTATTCCCGTCAAGTCCTACCTGCAGCTGCTGGCGGATGAG GCCCTGAACCCCTACTACGGGTTCCAAGCCTTCAGCATCGCACTGTGGCTGGCCGACCGCTACTACTGGTACGCCCTCTGCATCTTCCTCATCTCAGCCATCTCCGTCTGCCTGGCCCTGTACAAGACCAGAAAG CAAAGCTTGACCCTGAGGGACATGGTCAAGCTGTCCGTGCAGGTGCGGGTGTGCCGACCCGGAGGAG AGGAAGAGTGGGTGGACTCCAGTGAGCTGGTGCCCGGAGACTGCCTGGTGCTGCCCCAGGAGGGCGGGGTGATGCCGTGCGACGCCGCTCTGGTGGCTGGAGAGTGTGTGGTCAACGAGAGCTCCCTGACAG gGTTCTGCACAGCCAAAGGGGGCCTGGTGAGCTCCATCCTGCACCCAAGGCCCATCAGCTTCAAGTTCTACAAACACAGCATGAAGTTTGTGGCTGCACTCTCGGTCCTGG CTCTGCTTGGCACTGTCTACAGCGTCATCATCCTCTACCGCAACCGG GTGCCTGTGAGGGAGATCGTGATCCGAGCTCTGGACCTGGTGACGGTGGTGGTACCGCCCGCCCTGCCGGCCGCCATGACCGTGTGCACGCTCTATGCCCAGAGTCGGCTGCGCACACAGGGAATCTTCTGCATCCACCCGCTGCGCATCAACTTGGGAGGCAAGCTGCGGCTCGTGTGCTTTGACAAG ACAGGCACCCTCACGGAGGACGGCTTGGACGTAATGGGGGTGGTGCCCCTAAAGGGGCAGGTGTTGCTGCCACTGGTCCCAGAGCCCCGCCACCTGCCCCTGGGGCCCCTCCTGCGAGCACTGGCCACCTGTCATGCCCTCAGCCAGCTACATGACACCCTGGTGGGCGACCCTATGGATCTCAAGATGGTGGAGTCTACAGGCTGG GTCTTAGAGGAGGGTCCAGCTGCAGGCTCAGCACCTGGGAGCCAGGTCTTGGTGGTAATGAGACCCCCACCCAGGGGGCCTCCGCAATGG CTCTCCTCCCACCCGCAGGAAGAGCCACCAGCGCCGGTCAGCATCCTCTGCcgcttccccttctcctctgccctGCAGCGTATGGACGTGGTAGTGACATGGCCAGGGGCCACCCAGCCAGAGGCCTACGTCAAAGGCTCCCCAGAGCTTGTGGCCAGCCTCTGCAGCCCCGAGACAG tacCCAGCGACTTTTCTCAGGTGCTGCAGAGCTACACAGCTGCTGGCTACCGAGTTGTGGCCTTGGCTGGCAAGCCACTGCCCATTGCGCCCAGCCTTGAGGCCGCTCAGCAACTGACAAG GGACACTGTGGAGCAGGGGCTGAGCCTCCTGGGGTTGCTGGTCATGCGGAACCTACTGAAGCCACAGACGGCCCCGGTTATCCAGACTCTGAGGAAGACGGGCATCCGCACCGTTATGGCGACAG GGGACAACCTGCAGACAGCAGTCACCGTGGCCAGAGCTTGTGGCATGGTGGGCACCCAGGAGCACCTGGCTGTCATCCATGCTACCCACCCTGAACAGGGCCAGCCTGCTGCCCTCGAGTTCCTGCCAACAGAGTCCTCTGCAGTCATGAACGGGGCGAAG GTTCCTGTCCAGGCCACAGGCTATCCCATGGCGCTGGAACCCCAGGCCTGTCACCTGGCCCTCAGCGGGTCCACATTTGCAGTCCTTCAGAAGCACTTCCCCAAGCTGCTGCCCAAG GTCCTGGTGCAGGCTACCGTCTTTGCCCGCATGGCCCCGGAGCAGAAGACAGAGCTAGTGTGTGAACTGCAGAGGCTTCA GTACTGTGTGGGCATGTGCGGGGATGGAGCCAATGACTGTGGGGCCCTGAAGGCGGCTGATGTGGGCATCTCACTGTCCCAGGCGGAGGCGTCAGTGGTCTCTCCATTCACCTCCAGCATGGCCAGTATTGAATGTGTGCCCACTGTCATCAG GGAAGGCCGCTGCTCCCTGGACACTTCATTCAGTGTCTTCAAGTACATGGCCCTATACAGCCTGACCCAGTTCATCTCTGTCCTCATTCTGTACACG ATCAACACCAACCTGGGAGACCTACAGTTCTTGGCCATCGACCTGGTCATCACCACCACGGTGGCAGTGCTCATGAGCCGCACGGGCCCCGCACTGACCTTAGTGCGAGCGCGGCCGCCAGGGGCGCTGCTGAGTGTGCCTGTACTTGGCAGTCTGCTGCTGCAGGTGGCCTTGGTGGCCAGCATCCAGCTGGGGGGCTACTTTCTGGTCATAGCTCAGCCCTG GTTTGTGCCTCTGAACAGAACTATGCCCGCACCGGACAACCTGCCCAACTACGAGAATACGGTGGTCTTCTCTCTGTCTGGCTTCCAGTACCTCATCCTGGCCGCAGCGGTGTCTAAGGGGGCACCCTTCCGCCAGCCGCTCTACACCAACG tgccctTCCTGGTGGCCCTGGCGCTCTTGGGCTCTGTCCTGGTGGGCCTCATCCTGGTCCCCGGCCTCCTGCAGGGGCCCCTAGGACTGAGGAACATTGCGGACAGCTCCTTCAAGCTACTGCTGCTGGGTCTGGTCGCCTTCAACTTTGTGGGCGCCTTCATGCTGGAG AGCGTGCTGGACCAGTGTCTCCCAGCCTGCCTGCGGTGGCTGCGGCCTAAACGGGCCTCCAAGAAGCAGTTCAAGCGGCTGCAGCGGGAGCTTGCAGAACATCCGTGGCCCACTGTGCCCATTGGCTCCGTGAGGTAG
- the Atp13a2 gene encoding cation-transporting ATPase 13A2 isoform X2, with product MSADSSPLMGSTPPSYGTLTTGTSIDPLSSSVSSVRLSGYCGSPWRAIGYHAAVWMLAGIPWLLFRWKPLWGVRLRLRPCSLAHAETLVIEIKDKEGNSRQLFTVQVQTEAVVEGSLELPPRAQAEDGRSQAAVGVTPEGAWQDTTQLHRQEEAQVLRYYVLQGQRYVWMETQQAFCQVSLLDHGRTCDDIHCSSSGLSLQDQATRKTIYGPNVIGIPVKSYLQLLADEALNPYYGFQAFSIALWLADRYYWYALCIFLISAISVCLALYKTRKQSLTLRDMVKLSVQVRVCRPGGEEEWVDSSELVPGDCLVLPQEGGVMPCDAALVAGECVVNESSLTGESIPVLKTALPEGPKPYCPETHRRHTLFCGTLILQARAYVGPRVLAVVTRTGFCTAKGGLVSSILHPRPISFKFYKHSMKFVAALSVLALLGTVYSVIILYRNRVPVREIVIRALDLVTVVVPPALPAAMTVCTLYAQSRLRTQGIFCIHPLRINLGGKLRLVCFDKTGTLTEDGLDVMGVVPLKGQVLLPLVPEPRHLPLGPLLRALATCHALSQLHDTLVGDPMDLKMVESTGWVLEEGPAAGSAPGSQVLVVMRPPPRGPPQWLSSHPQEEPPAPVSILCRFPFSSALQRMDVVVTWPGATQPEAYVKGSPELVASLCSPETVPSDFSQVLQSYTAAGYRVVALAGKPLPIAPSLEAAQQLTRDTVEQGLSLLGLLVMRNLLKPQTAPVIQTLRKTGIRTVMATGDNLQTAVTVARACGMVGTQEHLAVIHATHPEQGQPAALEFLPTESSAVMNGAKVPVQATGYPMALEPQACHLALSGSTFAVLQKHFPKLLPKVLVQATVFARMAPEQKTELVCELQRLQYCVGMCGDGANDCGALKAADVGISLSQAEASVVSPFTSSMASIECVPTVIREGRCSLDTSFSVFKYMALYSLTQFISVLILYTINTNLGDLQFLAIDLVITTTVAVLMSRTGPALTLVRARPPGALLSVPVLGSLLLQVALVASIQLGGYFLVIAQPWFVPLNRTMPAPDNLPNYENTVVFSLSGFQYLILAAAVSKGAPFRQPLYTNVPFLVALALLGSVLVGLILVPGLLQGPLGLRNIADSSFKLLLLGLVAFNFVGAFMLESVLDQCLPACLRWLRPKRASKKQFKRLQRELAEHPWPTVPIGSVR from the exons ATGAGCGCAG ACAGCAGCCCGCTCATGGGCAGCACGCCCCCCAGCTATGGGACCCTGACGACAGGGACATCAATCGATCCCCTCAGCTCCTCAGTTTCATCCGTG AGGCTCAGCGGCTACTGTGGCAGTCCATGGAGGGCCATCGGCTATCACGCCGCGGTCTGGATGCTGGCCGGGATCCCTTGGCTGCTATTCCGCTGGAAGCCCTTGTGGGGCGTGCGCCTGCGCCTGAGGCCATGCAGCCTGGCCCACGCCGAAACACTCGTtatagaaataaaagacaaagag GGTAACTCCAGACAGCTCTTCACGGTTCAGGTGCAGACTGAGGCTGTTGTCGAGGGCAG CCTGGAGCTGCCCCCACGGGCCCAGGCAGAGGATGGCCGGAGCCAGGCAGCCGTGGGAGTGACACCAGAGGGCGCGTGGCAGGACACCACCCAGCTCCACAGGCAGGAAGAGGCA CAGGTGCTGCGCTATTATGTCCTCCAAGGTCAACGCTACGTCTGGATGGAAACCCAGCAAGCCTTCTGCCAAGTCAG CCTGCTGGACCACGGTCGTACCTGTGATGACATCCACTGCTCGAGCTCCGGCCTCAGCCTCCAGGACCAAGCTACGAG GAAGACCATTTACGGCCCCAACGTGATCGGTATTCCCGTCAAGTCCTACCTGCAGCTGCTGGCGGATGAG GCCCTGAACCCCTACTACGGGTTCCAAGCCTTCAGCATCGCACTGTGGCTGGCCGACCGCTACTACTGGTACGCCCTCTGCATCTTCCTCATCTCAGCCATCTCCGTCTGCCTGGCCCTGTACAAGACCAGAAAG CAAAGCTTGACCCTGAGGGACATGGTCAAGCTGTCCGTGCAGGTGCGGGTGTGCCGACCCGGAGGAG AGGAAGAGTGGGTGGACTCCAGTGAGCTGGTGCCCGGAGACTGCCTGGTGCTGCCCCAGGAGGGCGGGGTGATGCCGTGCGACGCCGCTCTGGTGGCTGGAGAGTGTGTGGTCAACGAGAGCTCCCTGACAG GGGAGAGCATCCCTGTGCTGAAGACGGCCCTGCCAGAGGGGCCCAAGCCCTACTGCCCAGAGACCCACCGGCGGCACACTCTCTTCTGTGGCACCCTCATTCTGCAGGCCCGAGCCTATGTGGGACCCCGTGTCCTAGCAGTGGTGACTCGGACAG gGTTCTGCACAGCCAAAGGGGGCCTGGTGAGCTCCATCCTGCACCCAAGGCCCATCAGCTTCAAGTTCTACAAACACAGCATGAAGTTTGTGGCTGCACTCTCGGTCCTGG CTCTGCTTGGCACTGTCTACAGCGTCATCATCCTCTACCGCAACCGG GTGCCTGTGAGGGAGATCGTGATCCGAGCTCTGGACCTGGTGACGGTGGTGGTACCGCCCGCCCTGCCGGCCGCCATGACCGTGTGCACGCTCTATGCCCAGAGTCGGCTGCGCACACAGGGAATCTTCTGCATCCACCCGCTGCGCATCAACTTGGGAGGCAAGCTGCGGCTCGTGTGCTTTGACAAG ACAGGCACCCTCACGGAGGACGGCTTGGACGTAATGGGGGTGGTGCCCCTAAAGGGGCAGGTGTTGCTGCCACTGGTCCCAGAGCCCCGCCACCTGCCCCTGGGGCCCCTCCTGCGAGCACTGGCCACCTGTCATGCCCTCAGCCAGCTACATGACACCCTGGTGGGCGACCCTATGGATCTCAAGATGGTGGAGTCTACAGGCTGG GTCTTAGAGGAGGGTCCAGCTGCAGGCTCAGCACCTGGGAGCCAGGTCTTGGTGGTAATGAGACCCCCACCCAGGGGGCCTCCGCAATGG CTCTCCTCCCACCCGCAGGAAGAGCCACCAGCGCCGGTCAGCATCCTCTGCcgcttccccttctcctctgccctGCAGCGTATGGACGTGGTAGTGACATGGCCAGGGGCCACCCAGCCAGAGGCCTACGTCAAAGGCTCCCCAGAGCTTGTGGCCAGCCTCTGCAGCCCCGAGACAG tacCCAGCGACTTTTCTCAGGTGCTGCAGAGCTACACAGCTGCTGGCTACCGAGTTGTGGCCTTGGCTGGCAAGCCACTGCCCATTGCGCCCAGCCTTGAGGCCGCTCAGCAACTGACAAG GGACACTGTGGAGCAGGGGCTGAGCCTCCTGGGGTTGCTGGTCATGCGGAACCTACTGAAGCCACAGACGGCCCCGGTTATCCAGACTCTGAGGAAGACGGGCATCCGCACCGTTATGGCGACAG GGGACAACCTGCAGACAGCAGTCACCGTGGCCAGAGCTTGTGGCATGGTGGGCACCCAGGAGCACCTGGCTGTCATCCATGCTACCCACCCTGAACAGGGCCAGCCTGCTGCCCTCGAGTTCCTGCCAACAGAGTCCTCTGCAGTCATGAACGGGGCGAAG GTTCCTGTCCAGGCCACAGGCTATCCCATGGCGCTGGAACCCCAGGCCTGTCACCTGGCCCTCAGCGGGTCCACATTTGCAGTCCTTCAGAAGCACTTCCCCAAGCTGCTGCCCAAG GTCCTGGTGCAGGCTACCGTCTTTGCCCGCATGGCCCCGGAGCAGAAGACAGAGCTAGTGTGTGAACTGCAGAGGCTTCA GTACTGTGTGGGCATGTGCGGGGATGGAGCCAATGACTGTGGGGCCCTGAAGGCGGCTGATGTGGGCATCTCACTGTCCCAGGCGGAGGCGTCAGTGGTCTCTCCATTCACCTCCAGCATGGCCAGTATTGAATGTGTGCCCACTGTCATCAG GGAAGGCCGCTGCTCCCTGGACACTTCATTCAGTGTCTTCAAGTACATGGCCCTATACAGCCTGACCCAGTTCATCTCTGTCCTCATTCTGTACACG ATCAACACCAACCTGGGAGACCTACAGTTCTTGGCCATCGACCTGGTCATCACCACCACGGTGGCAGTGCTCATGAGCCGCACGGGCCCCGCACTGACCTTAGTGCGAGCGCGGCCGCCAGGGGCGCTGCTGAGTGTGCCTGTACTTGGCAGTCTGCTGCTGCAGGTGGCCTTGGTGGCCAGCATCCAGCTGGGGGGCTACTTTCTGGTCATAGCTCAGCCCTG GTTTGTGCCTCTGAACAGAACTATGCCCGCACCGGACAACCTGCCCAACTACGAGAATACGGTGGTCTTCTCTCTGTCTGGCTTCCAGTACCTCATCCTGGCCGCAGCGGTGTCTAAGGGGGCACCCTTCCGCCAGCCGCTCTACACCAACG tgccctTCCTGGTGGCCCTGGCGCTCTTGGGCTCTGTCCTGGTGGGCCTCATCCTGGTCCCCGGCCTCCTGCAGGGGCCCCTAGGACTGAGGAACATTGCGGACAGCTCCTTCAAGCTACTGCTGCTGGGTCTGGTCGCCTTCAACTTTGTGGGCGCCTTCATGCTGGAG AGCGTGCTGGACCAGTGTCTCCCAGCCTGCCTGCGGTGGCTGCGGCCTAAACGGGCCTCCAAGAAGCAGTTCAAGCGGCTGCAGCGGGAGCTTGCAGAACATCCGTGGCCCACTGTGCCCATTGGCTCCGTGAGGTAG
- the Atp13a2 gene encoding cation-transporting ATPase 13A2 isoform X8, which translates to MSADSSPLMGSTPPSYGTLTTGTSIDPLSSSVSSVRLSGYCGSPWRAIGYHAAVWMLAGIPWLLFRWKPLWGVRLRLRPCSLAHAETLVIEIKDKEGNSRQLFTVQVQTEAVVEGSLELPPRAQAEDGRSQAAVGVTPEGAWQDTTQLHRQEEAKQVLRYYVLQGQRYVWMETQQAFCQVSLLDHGRTCDDIHCSSSGLSLQDQATRKTIYGPNVIGIPVKSYLQLLADEALNPYYGFQAFSIALWLADRYYWYALCIFLISAISVCLALYKTRKQSLTLRDMVKLSVQVRVCRPGGEEEWVDSSELVPGDCLVLPQEGGVMPCDAALVAGECVVNESSLTGESIPVLKTALPEGPKPYCPETHRRHTLFCGTLILQARAYVGPRVLAVVTRTGFCTAKGGLVSSILHPRPISFKFYKHSMKFVAALSVLALLGTVYSVIILYRNRVPVREIVIRALDLVTVVVPPALPAAMTVCTLYAQSRLRTQGIFCIHPLRINLGGKLRLVCFDKTGTLTEDGLDVMGVVPLKGQVLLPLVPEPRHLPLGPLLRALATCHALSQLHDTLVGDPMDLKMVESTGWVLEEGPAAGSAPGSQVLVVMRPPPRGPPQWEEPPAPVSILCRFPFSSALQRMDVVVTWPGATQPEAYVKGSPELVASLCSPETVPSDFSQVLQSYTAAGYRVVALAGKPLPIAPSLEAAQQLTRDTVEQGLSLLGLLVMRNLLKPQTAPVIQTLRKTGIRTVMATGDNLQTAVTVARACGMVGTQEHLAVIHATHPEQGQPAALEFLPTESSAVMNGAKATGYPMALEPQACHLALSGSTFAVLQKHFPKLLPKVLVQATVFARMAPEQKTELVCELQRLQYCVGMCGDGANDCGALKAADVGISLSQAEASVVSPFTSSMASIECVPTVIREGRCSLDTSFSVFKYMALYSLTQFISVLILYTINTNLGDLQFLAIDLVITTTVAVLMSRTGPALTLVRARPPGALLSVPVLGSLLLQVALVASIQLGGYFLVIAQPWFVPLNRTMPAPDNLPNYENTVVFSLSGFQYLILAAAVSKGAPFRQPLYTNGAPRTEEHCGQLLQATAAGSGRLQLCGRLHAGERAGPVSPSLPAVAAA; encoded by the exons ATGAGCGCAG ACAGCAGCCCGCTCATGGGCAGCACGCCCCCCAGCTATGGGACCCTGACGACAGGGACATCAATCGATCCCCTCAGCTCCTCAGTTTCATCCGTG AGGCTCAGCGGCTACTGTGGCAGTCCATGGAGGGCCATCGGCTATCACGCCGCGGTCTGGATGCTGGCCGGGATCCCTTGGCTGCTATTCCGCTGGAAGCCCTTGTGGGGCGTGCGCCTGCGCCTGAGGCCATGCAGCCTGGCCCACGCCGAAACACTCGTtatagaaataaaagacaaagag GGTAACTCCAGACAGCTCTTCACGGTTCAGGTGCAGACTGAGGCTGTTGTCGAGGGCAG CCTGGAGCTGCCCCCACGGGCCCAGGCAGAGGATGGCCGGAGCCAGGCAGCCGTGGGAGTGACACCAGAGGGCGCGTGGCAGGACACCACCCAGCTCCACAGGCAGGAAGAGGCA AAGCAGGTGCTGCGCTATTATGTCCTCCAAGGTCAACGCTACGTCTGGATGGAAACCCAGCAAGCCTTCTGCCAAGTCAG CCTGCTGGACCACGGTCGTACCTGTGATGACATCCACTGCTCGAGCTCCGGCCTCAGCCTCCAGGACCAAGCTACGAG GAAGACCATTTACGGCCCCAACGTGATCGGTATTCCCGTCAAGTCCTACCTGCAGCTGCTGGCGGATGAG GCCCTGAACCCCTACTACGGGTTCCAAGCCTTCAGCATCGCACTGTGGCTGGCCGACCGCTACTACTGGTACGCCCTCTGCATCTTCCTCATCTCAGCCATCTCCGTCTGCCTGGCCCTGTACAAGACCAGAAAG CAAAGCTTGACCCTGAGGGACATGGTCAAGCTGTCCGTGCAGGTGCGGGTGTGCCGACCCGGAGGAG AGGAAGAGTGGGTGGACTCCAGTGAGCTGGTGCCCGGAGACTGCCTGGTGCTGCCCCAGGAGGGCGGGGTGATGCCGTGCGACGCCGCTCTGGTGGCTGGAGAGTGTGTGGTCAACGAGAGCTCCCTGACAG GGGAGAGCATCCCTGTGCTGAAGACGGCCCTGCCAGAGGGGCCCAAGCCCTACTGCCCAGAGACCCACCGGCGGCACACTCTCTTCTGTGGCACCCTCATTCTGCAGGCCCGAGCCTATGTGGGACCCCGTGTCCTAGCAGTGGTGACTCGGACAG gGTTCTGCACAGCCAAAGGGGGCCTGGTGAGCTCCATCCTGCACCCAAGGCCCATCAGCTTCAAGTTCTACAAACACAGCATGAAGTTTGTGGCTGCACTCTCGGTCCTGG CTCTGCTTGGCACTGTCTACAGCGTCATCATCCTCTACCGCAACCGG GTGCCTGTGAGGGAGATCGTGATCCGAGCTCTGGACCTGGTGACGGTGGTGGTACCGCCCGCCCTGCCGGCCGCCATGACCGTGTGCACGCTCTATGCCCAGAGTCGGCTGCGCACACAGGGAATCTTCTGCATCCACCCGCTGCGCATCAACTTGGGAGGCAAGCTGCGGCTCGTGTGCTTTGACAAG ACAGGCACCCTCACGGAGGACGGCTTGGACGTAATGGGGGTGGTGCCCCTAAAGGGGCAGGTGTTGCTGCCACTGGTCCCAGAGCCCCGCCACCTGCCCCTGGGGCCCCTCCTGCGAGCACTGGCCACCTGTCATGCCCTCAGCCAGCTACATGACACCCTGGTGGGCGACCCTATGGATCTCAAGATGGTGGAGTCTACAGGCTGG GTCTTAGAGGAGGGTCCAGCTGCAGGCTCAGCACCTGGGAGCCAGGTCTTGGTGGTAATGAGACCCCCACCCAGGGGGCCTCCGCAATGG GAAGAGCCACCAGCGCCGGTCAGCATCCTCTGCcgcttccccttctcctctgccctGCAGCGTATGGACGTGGTAGTGACATGGCCAGGGGCCACCCAGCCAGAGGCCTACGTCAAAGGCTCCCCAGAGCTTGTGGCCAGCCTCTGCAGCCCCGAGACAG tacCCAGCGACTTTTCTCAGGTGCTGCAGAGCTACACAGCTGCTGGCTACCGAGTTGTGGCCTTGGCTGGCAAGCCACTGCCCATTGCGCCCAGCCTTGAGGCCGCTCAGCAACTGACAAG GGACACTGTGGAGCAGGGGCTGAGCCTCCTGGGGTTGCTGGTCATGCGGAACCTACTGAAGCCACAGACGGCCCCGGTTATCCAGACTCTGAGGAAGACGGGCATCCGCACCGTTATGGCGACAG GGGACAACCTGCAGACAGCAGTCACCGTGGCCAGAGCTTGTGGCATGGTGGGCACCCAGGAGCACCTGGCTGTCATCCATGCTACCCACCCTGAACAGGGCCAGCCTGCTGCCCTCGAGTTCCTGCCAACAGAGTCCTCTGCAGTCATGAACGGGGCGAAG GCCACAGGCTATCCCATGGCGCTGGAACCCCAGGCCTGTCACCTGGCCCTCAGCGGGTCCACATTTGCAGTCCTTCAGAAGCACTTCCCCAAGCTGCTGCCCAAG GTCCTGGTGCAGGCTACCGTCTTTGCCCGCATGGCCCCGGAGCAGAAGACAGAGCTAGTGTGTGAACTGCAGAGGCTTCA GTACTGTGTGGGCATGTGCGGGGATGGAGCCAATGACTGTGGGGCCCTGAAGGCGGCTGATGTGGGCATCTCACTGTCCCAGGCGGAGGCGTCAGTGGTCTCTCCATTCACCTCCAGCATGGCCAGTATTGAATGTGTGCCCACTGTCATCAG GGAAGGCCGCTGCTCCCTGGACACTTCATTCAGTGTCTTCAAGTACATGGCCCTATACAGCCTGACCCAGTTCATCTCTGTCCTCATTCTGTACACG ATCAACACCAACCTGGGAGACCTACAGTTCTTGGCCATCGACCTGGTCATCACCACCACGGTGGCAGTGCTCATGAGCCGCACGGGCCCCGCACTGACCTTAGTGCGAGCGCGGCCGCCAGGGGCGCTGCTGAGTGTGCCTGTACTTGGCAGTCTGCTGCTGCAGGTGGCCTTGGTGGCCAGCATCCAGCTGGGGGGCTACTTTCTGGTCATAGCTCAGCCCTG GTTTGTGCCTCTGAACAGAACTATGCCCGCACCGGACAACCTGCCCAACTACGAGAATACGGTGGTCTTCTCTCTGTCTGGCTTCCAGTACCTCATCCTGGCCGCAGCGGTGTCTAAGGGGGCACCCTTCCGCCAGCCGCTCTACACCAACG GGGCCCCTAGGACTGAGGAACATTGCGGACAGCTCCTTCAAGCTACTGCTGCTGGGTCTGGTCGCCTTCAACTTTGTGGGCGCCTTCATGCTGGAG AGCGTGCTGGACCAGTGTCTCCCAGCCTGCCTGCGGTGGCTGCGGCCTAA